The genomic window ATCGAATGTAACCAATGCAGCATTTAACCTGACCCAGGTAAATGTAACCTCGCAAACAAGTGTTACCAAGAAATATTTCAAAACCCTGGCAGACGCTGTTGCAGGAACCAATGAAATCATCAATGCTGATACTTACATTTCAACCACGGGTGTTGTTTATGTAAAAGTGATAAGCATACAAAACTGTTATGCCATTGCGAAAATCAACCTTAAAGTTCTGCCTCCTGTAAAATCAAGCGTTCTAAAAGACAAGATTATTTGTATTGAAAACAAAACAAGTCTGGATGCTGGGCCTGGGTTTGATGCTTATGAATGGAGCACCGGTGCTACGACATCATCTATTACCAATGTAGGAGCCGGATCATACTGGGTAAAACTGAAAACAGGAAAATGCTGGACATTACAGGAAGTAAAAGTAAATGCTTCTGCGCAGCCTGTTATCACAAATATTGAAATCAACAATGATTCATTTACCATAACAGTTAACGGAGGCAAAGGTCCTTACCAGTATTCGTTAGATGGCACCAATTGGCAGGATTCCAATGTTTTCACGGGTCTTCCGAGAGGGGAAAACAAAGTGTATGTAAGGGATTCTTACAATTGTAACCCGATCAGTGTTCAGGTAACGGTTCCGAATCTTCTGAACGCCATTACACCAAACGGCGACAACAAAAACGATTATATCGATTACTCAGCTTTAGCCTATAAGAAAAATCTTGTTTTCACGGTATATGACCGATACGGAAACATGATTTATAAAGCAGATAAAATCAGAAATTACACTTGGGACGGAACTTCCAACGGTAAAAAAATCGTAACGGGAACTTATTGGTACACCATTACATGGACAGAAAATGATAAAAACAATACTGAAACGAAATACAGCGGATGGGTATTGGTAAAAAATATCAACTAAAATAAGTCGATTTATTTTAAATAAAATCACCTCAAAACTGAGGTGATTTTTTTATACACATCATCTTAACCCCTTTTCTACAATAAATCCGGGCAAAATTGTGTTTATAAATTGTTGAATACTATTTTTTAATTCAATTTTCAAAAAAACTATCTTTGCAGAACTATGGCGCAGAAAGAAACATTATCGACATTGACGAACGGAAACTTTGCAAAAGAACTCTCTATTGCCGACGGAAAAATGCCGCCCAACGCACTGGATTTCGAAAGGCTGGTGATCGGAACTTTTTTAATTGATAAAAAAGGTCTTGACCACTCCATCGATTTGCTGACACCGGAGGTTTTTTATGATCCGAGACATCAGGTCATTTTTTCTACCATTTTAAAATTATACGAAGGCAACCAGCCGGTCGATCTGATGACCATTATCCAGGCGCTGAAAAAAGAAGGAAGATTGAACCTGGCCGGCGGAGACAGCTATATCATCGATCTGACAATGGGCGTAAGCTCATCGGCCCACATTGAATATCACGTTCGTGTTATCCTGGAAAAATACATTTTAAGAAGCTTAATTAATGTTTCAGCCAATGTAATTGATGCTTCTTACAAAGAGTCCACTGATGTTTTCGAACTGTTGGACAAAGCAGAGCAGTCTTTTTTTGAAATCACCAACGGAACCATTAAAAAAGGATTCGATACGGCAAACTCACTGGTAAAGCAGGCTATCGACACCATTAAATCCCTGAAAGATAAAGAAGGGCTTTCTGGAGTACCTTCCGGATTCCGGGATGTGGATAAAGAAACCGGGGGCTGGCAGAATTCCGATCTTATTATTATTGCTGCACGTCCGGCGATGGGGAAAACGGCCTTCTTACTTTCCATGGCCAGAAACATTGCTGTAGGCCACAAAATTCCGATGGCATTATTCTCGCTCGAGATGGCATCGGTACAGCTTATCACAAGGATGATTGCTTCCGAAACAAGAATTTCATCGGAAAAACTCAGAAAAGGAACACTGGACGACGAAGAATGGCAAAGACTGTTCTCCAACGTATCCGAACTGGAAAATGCACCTTTATATATCGACGAAACCCCTTCCCTTTCCATCTTCGACTTCCGTGCGAAATGCCGGAGACTGGTGATGCAGCATGGAGTACGGCTGATCATGGTCGACTACCTTCAGCTGATGACCGCCGGTGGTGGCGGAAAAGGAGCCGGAAACCGGGAGCAGGAGATCTCCATGATCTCCCGTTCATTAAAAGCCATTGCAAAAGAACTTAACGTTCCGGTAATTGCGCTTTCGCAGCTTTCGCGAAGTGTGGAAACCCGTCCCGGGAAAAGACCGCAGCTTTCCGATCTAAGGGAATCCGGAGCGATTGAGCAGGATGCGGATATCGTATCCTTCATCTTCAGGCCGGAATATTACAAGATCACCGTTTGGGACAATGATGAAGAAGGACAGGAAACCTCAACAGAAAACCAGGCCGAACTTATCATCGCGAAGCACCGAAACGGGGCTACTGCTGACGTGCGTTTATCCTTCCTGAAACATTTTGCAAAATTTGGGGATATCGAAGCCGCGTTTGACGGAGGCATGGGCGGAGGATATCCGTCAGGTTTCAGTACTCCTGAGCCTAGCGGTTTCGATAAAATTAAAACCACGATTCAGCCGGGAGCCGCTTTTGATTTACCGGACAGTTCGAAACTTTCAGGATCTTCCATGAATGATTTTGATGACGATGATGATTTTCCTTTCTAACAATTAAAGGTAAATCTTTCTGAATCTTAAACTAAACCTGAGCCTTCACCTCAACCTGATATGAGAATTGAAATATATACCGATGGAGCTTGTAGCGGAAATCCCGGAAAAGGCGGATACGGAATTCTCATGCGTGTTCCTGAAAAAAACTATCAGAAAACATTCTCGAAAGGTTTTAGAAAAACCACCAACAATCGGATGGAACTATTGGCGGTAATCACTGCGCTGGAAAAATTGAAATCTCCTGACAATGATATTCATATTTATACCGACAGCAAATATGTAGCCGATGCCATCAATCAGAATTGGCTCGCCGGATGGATCAGACGAGGATGGAAAAATGTAAAAAATCCTGATCTGTGGCAGAAATTTGTCATTCTGTATAATCTCCATAAGCCTAAAATGCACTGGATCAAGGGTCACGCCGGACATTTCGAAAATGAATTGTGTGATAAGCTGGCAGTGGCTGCAGCGGCATCACCGAATCTTGAAATAGATCACTATTTTGAAAGTCTGGAAAACAATACTTTATTTTAGTATCTTCGACTACTACTCCGATCGAAAATTTTCATTATTTACCCTTTAAACTTATCATTTTTTGACGATTAGCCATCATTTCCGGCAAAATTAACATTGAATACGTATTTATTGGTTGGGATTTAATATCTTTGGCAAGTCTAATTTTAAGTATCATCATATATGAATAAAAAACTATTGGCTTGTTTCATCCTGCTCTTATCGTGCGTTCTGGGAAAATTCTCAGCTCAGACGTATCAGCTGACGGGAAACCCTGTAGTGACTACAGGATGGGATATAGTCCCTTCCGCAGCGGTTAACACGGACTTTATTCAGC from Chryseobacterium sp. SORGH_AS_0447 includes these protein-coding regions:
- the dnaB gene encoding replicative DNA helicase, whose amino-acid sequence is MAQKETLSTLTNGNFAKELSIADGKMPPNALDFERLVIGTFLIDKKGLDHSIDLLTPEVFYDPRHQVIFSTILKLYEGNQPVDLMTIIQALKKEGRLNLAGGDSYIIDLTMGVSSSAHIEYHVRVILEKYILRSLINVSANVIDASYKESTDVFELLDKAEQSFFEITNGTIKKGFDTANSLVKQAIDTIKSLKDKEGLSGVPSGFRDVDKETGGWQNSDLIIIAARPAMGKTAFLLSMARNIAVGHKIPMALFSLEMASVQLITRMIASETRISSEKLRKGTLDDEEWQRLFSNVSELENAPLYIDETPSLSIFDFRAKCRRLVMQHGVRLIMVDYLQLMTAGGGGKGAGNREQEISMISRSLKAIAKELNVPVIALSQLSRSVETRPGKRPQLSDLRESGAIEQDADIVSFIFRPEYYKITVWDNDEEGQETSTENQAELIIAKHRNGATADVRLSFLKHFAKFGDIEAAFDGGMGGGYPSGFSTPEPSGFDKIKTTIQPGAAFDLPDSSKLSGSSMNDFDDDDDFPF
- the rnhA gene encoding ribonuclease HI, producing MRIEIYTDGACSGNPGKGGYGILMRVPEKNYQKTFSKGFRKTTNNRMELLAVITALEKLKSPDNDIHIYTDSKYVADAINQNWLAGWIRRGWKNVKNPDLWQKFVILYNLHKPKMHWIKGHAGHFENELCDKLAVAAAASPNLEIDHYFESLENNTLF